ttcaataactaaaatgaattacgattaatttacttttaattttaaaaccaaattaaccTCAAAAACTATCTTaaatcaacttaaaaaaaaaaaaaaagggggcgGGCACCCCTGGTATACCCTTCCGGGGcgccccggaagggatccgggcgccccgcccaaaatcaaccccgggcCCTCGGAAAGGCTCCGAGCGCCTGAAgttccctataaatagggggcagcaggcgcccccaacacttGCCACAAATCTCTTCACTCTTACCAAGGTTCTATCTGAACCTTAGTGTGAgagtgttaaattttttttatttttgtcttgATATTTCTATTTAGAATATCTCATTGATATaacagtaagaaacgaacaaatactggtgctgggccctctaatgttagtattgaccctaggtttcccacagatgaacttagagttaggtttgagtcaaccatttatatggccattaggactaaatgcatagatagatcgttctttttaGTTTCTTGTGCACCTGTTatggaggttataaaccactataacctacgaaaccttgttgaatgtactagtccggtaaacataagtctgtgtgctgaattttggcGAGTTGAAGCATCAAATGTTTTGACGCCTAGTTCCCACAACTCCTTCAACTCTTTTATCAAAGGTTTAAGATAGACATCGATAGCATCTCTTGGACCCTCAGGACCTGGTATGAGACTTGAAAGAATAAAATTAGATCCTTTCATGCACATCATGGAGGCACATTGTATGGAATGAGTATTACTGGCCAAATGCTGTATGAATTTTTTGAATGAGTAAATGGTTGGAAACCATTACTAGCAAGACCAAGTCGTACATTTCGAGGTTCAATGGAAAAATCTTTATGCAAATCATTAAATGACTTCCATGCCAcagaattgttggtgcaatatcccttaggtcaaggttgactggtttgaccaagcttgagtcttggtcatagtttcaatgtttgacaatacatgtagacacatggacaatgcatgtgcagttgttcatatggggagattctgatcagggactgatcagtgtgaatgaagaagagtcaagtaggtatacctgactggatggaaatcctggtgagtgaagccaggtgaaagtcctagtgagtgaagctaggcagatggaaatcctggtgagtgaagccaggtgaaagtcctagtgagtgaagccagacagtatgaaaatcctggtgagtgaagccaggtgaaagacctagtgagtgaagctaggcagattgaaaaccctagtgagtgaagctaggtgaaagtctaagtaggtcaagagagtgaccggatacttggcatgaaagaaaagtccaagtgggtcaaaagggattgaccggacacttggtgagggagtcctagcaggtcaagggagtgactagatgctaggcatgacgtaccaacaggttaagtttgaccggatgttagtttgggaggtttgggacttggttttgggcaaaaaccaagctctggatcgatcagtggatcgatccagacctttcccagtgaacagaaagtctctggatcgatcagtggatcgatccaaaggtcccaatcgatcagctgatcgattgggacgctgctggttcgcgcgataaatgctggatcgatccgtggatcgatccaggcattttctccagagcatagaggcgctcgggatcgatccgtggatcgatccaaagcctcctcgatcgattgggagttttcgaatcgatcgggatccgaccgttgcgtcgtatttgagctgcaggcgtgtgatggctgcggcatctcttcaccgattcatttcagatcttcaccagcttctccacagctcttcccaagctcgagatcgccagttcttgaaggctcttggaggttcttccaagtcaagaggcggatcaaagcaagaagaagaaactagggtcagtggatcgatccagaggtcccaatcgatcagctgatcgattgggacgctgctggttcgcgcgataaacgctggatcgatccgtggatcgatccaggcattttctccagagcacagaggcgctcgggatcgatccgtggatcgatccaaagcctccccgatagaTTGGGAgtttttgaatcgatcgggattcgaccgttgcgtcgtatttgagctgcaggcgtacgatggctgcggtatctcttcaccgattcatttcagatcttcaccagcttctccacagctcttcccaagctcgagatcgccagttcttgaaggctcttggaggttcttccaagtcaagaggcggatcaaagcaagaagaagaaactaggggttagggtttttgctctcattgtaagcttgtaagcttgtatttcattacctttccctttcttcttgtattgagtcttgtagggcttctccgcccttgatagttaccataaaggagagttttattagtggagggtgtgtgtgtaggtgtggatccttggactagtcacctcttgtgaggtggataccaagtaaaccaaccgtgttagcgttgtgtggtttgtttctgtattttccgctgcgcatctttgaagaaacaagcaacgacgagcacctagcacgcgacgagctattcaccccccctctagctacttttcggtcctaacaagaaTTAGCTGGATGTCTCATCACTCCATCATCCACTCTTTTTTCATGATGTCATCTCATAAAAGAAGCAGTCTTTTTAGACATGAATAACCTTTGAAGCCTTGGCTTTAAAGGAAAGTAATGTATGGTCTTCACTGCTAATTTCTTACCATTGTCTCGAACTTTGGTTTCTCGAGTATGACAATTGGCTTTCCATCTAAAAGCACCACATATTTTGCACATGTTAGACTCCTTTTCTTCCTTCCAATACAGCATACAATCATTGATACACACATCTATTTTTTGATAAGAGAGACCaagatctttaaattttttttgcatCATAATAGGATTCTGGCAAATTAGAACCGATTGGGAGTATTTGTTCCAATAATTGTAGCAACATATCAAATGATTCATTACTCCACCAACCAATACTCTTAATGTGTAATAGCTTGACAAGCACAAATAATTTTGAGGTGTTACAACCTGGATAAGTTGGTTGCTCAGAGTCCTTTAACAATCTATAAAATGTCTTTGCTTTGTCATTCGGTTCCTCTCCATTCTTATTCTTTGATGAACCAATTTCCAATCCACTTCTATCAAAACCATCCATGTTAGGATATAAATCCCTTAAGATTTCATCACAATCACTTCCTTCCGATTCTTCATCATCAGATGAAGACTCGCCAAACCTTTCACCATGGTGATACCAAGTTGTATAATTTGTcattattccattcacatttagATGCATTTCAACTACTTCACGAGATCCATAATCAGTGTTACTACACTTGGCACATGGACACCGAATACTATTCTCTTCACTTGTCTTCTTAAAAGCATAATTCAAAAATTGTTCAACTCCAACCTTGTATTTTTCATTGAACCGATCATTGAAAAAGCTCATCCATTCCTTACTAGGTGCCATTTTCCTTTTACAAATATGAATTCTtgctcaaaaaaaaataaaaaaaatctacaacAGATTGATAGGAAACACAACATAAAGGTATGCTTTGTAATGCTAAAAAATGATAGTTCTTGAGCGAATATTAgaagttccaagaatttggaaaaaaaattatgaataacAAAATAATTACTAATAGTTAACAAATATGCATGTTAAACAAACTAATAGTGGGAACAATAGGTGATATAAATGAAGCAATTAAACTAGAAAGTGTTCACATTGCTAATGTTTCCAACATGTTTTGTAGCATATCCGTAACAAAGTGTGTAGCATCAGAAATTGAAGATACCATTCGAAGTTCAAAGGTGATACAAATGAAGCAATTAAACTAAAAAGTGTTCACATTGCCAATGCTTCCAGCATGTTCTGTAACATATCCGTAACAAAGTGTGTAGCATCAGAAATTAAAGATACCATTCAAAGTTCAAAGGTAATACAAATGAAGCAATTAAACTAGAAAAGGAGTCAAAGCCAGCActgaaaataaatcaaaagaacaTGAGTGGCAAGCAGGCGACCAATGATAGTTTCATGAACAGGTGGCGCTGCCTTCATGAGTGGCGCCACCGCCTGCCTTGCGGGCAATGATACCTTTGTGAGAAGCAACATTGCTGCCCGCAGGTGAGGTGGCATTGCTTGGCGAGGCAACAATTGTTTTAGAGGCTTTGATAGAATTTTTTTTGTGGAACGGGGGAAAAAATAGGCTTAGGCTTACCTTTGATTGAGCTTCCTTGGTTGTTACTGAGAGGGAAGGAGATGAGGGCTTAGCTTTGGCTTACGGAAAGGGAAGGAGACGAGTGAGGGTTGCGCCGTTACTGAGGGGAGAAGGAAGCACGTTGttgagagaaggaaggaaggcgtAGTTTTGACTTGCGGAGAGGGAAGGAGTCACGCGTACCGTTGCGGAGAGGAGATGCCGTCGTCACGTGTCGCTCGCCCATTGTGCAGAGGAGAAGGGATGCACGTGAAGGAGATGGAACACAGCTAGctagggcaaaaaaaaaaaaaaagaagtaacaATTAAAAAACGAACTTTGGAAAatataatagtttttaaaaattcagTGGAGAACAAATTAACACAAGCATATTtgtgttatatatttttttaatataatataatataatataatattaacaaaaattttatttgctaAAAAATTTGGAGCCTAAAAATAATACTCAATTATGAGGGGATTTATTTTGTATTCACATAATGACGGGATTTATTATCTATAGTTAcgaaattaataatgataattTAACTCTTTAACCATACTTATTTTTACCCTCATAGAAACTTAAGTAATTATGATTTTAATGACCATTTTTTCATACACTCATTAAGTTTTCatcattaaaaatcaattttcttgtagtgttatatatatatatatatagtatcctTTTTCTTCGCATTGTCTTCCAATACGACATGAACTGCATCTTCATATAAGATCAAAATCTCATGGTTATCACCATAAAATACCTCGTCAATTTCATTATCTCGTCTTCATCGTAAATTGGATCATTCACTATTTCAATCTTATTGGCCATATATTTCTCAACAAAACttttatccaaattaaaataaaataatttactaCTTTTAAGATTTTGGGCACTACGACGACAGTGTGAGACTTCCTCAGCCAGAACCTATCTATCACGATCTCGACCATGTACCTCACTATCTTCAAGATCTTGTGCCACTAGACATTGGAATAACTTTGTGACTTGTCTCTATAGATCTTCGATGAACTCATAGGATATGCTTCGATCTTGGTGTGAGGCTTCCTCAGTCGGAACTTGTCTTTCACAACTACGACCTCGACTATGATGATTATCCATGAATCTTAGGCTCTAATACCAACTGATACAAGGGAAAGAACTTCAGGTGCGACATTTGAATTAGAGGTTTGCAGAGAAATACATAGAAAGATAATTCCTAGACAAAGAGTAGCCGCCTCCAGgattaaacaaaaataaactttattcAAATCAAAACCAAACTCAACATCAACCACTTCTTTTTACAAGAGCCCTAACCCTTGTTTAAACAacctaaaaataagaaaaagttgCAACAGAAAAACCaccgaagaaaaagaaaaagcaaatagaactttttttttaaaaaaaaagataaaatctagactaacttaaaaaataatcctaaaaaagaaagggataaaatttatattatttttttttaaagaaaactaattctaaaaatttgaaacaaataaaCGAAAAATCAAAAGACCAAATCTAGAGTTTTGATGACCTAGTTATCTGATTCTATCTCGTCCGAACTTCGAATAAAGTGCAACCATATCAAGAGGCCATGAACTCATCATCTTCCCTGTAAGTAACCGATTGTCCTTTTTCTAAATCCAAAAGGGAGGTTGGTAGCCTCATTTTCTTCTCGTAACAACTCGAAAGGGAACATAATCGTGTTGGATGATATGAGATGATTGTGCCTCTGGATGCTCCTACATCAATAGTCCTTCAAAGTAGGAGATGAGGGCAGTTCTCACTACCATCGAGTTTGCCAAGATATGAGACCCAATGGTTTGACGAAGAAGAACTAGGGTTTCCACCTCTTGTGCGATGAAGGGAACTCCTTGATCTAGTTAATCCCGGCTcgggaggaaaagaaaaagactcTATCTTCCATCTTCCATCTTCCATCTTCTTTGGGTAAAAGAAGGAATGGAAGATGTGAAGAGAAAACAAAATGTGATACAAATAGAAAAAGATCACCGCTCTAGTTAAGATGCAAAAGAAATTGGGGTCAAGTTGTGATAATGAGATACAAAAATGTTGTGATACTTCGATAAAGAAAATTGGGATAAAGAAACACAGCTCACTCAACATATGACTTAGGAAGAAGGTTATAAAACCCGAAGGAGGATGATCTTGCCGGTCGTTACCATTCAGAAGCCCTAATAAATGATCGACCGAAATCCCATAGGTCATCCTTAACCAATCCAAGGATGCATCGGTAAAGCTTGAAGTGGTGGATCTATatcagagagaagaagaagattccCCGCCATGGGGTGTACTACCAAAGACGGGTGAAAAGAAAAATCATAGGACAAACTAAAGCAACTTACTAAGTGGGAAGGAGAGCTTAGAGACGAAGGACGACGAATGCAGAATCATCGATTGTGTAGGGACATTCTTATCTGACCTAATATAGTTTGACTCACTCAATAGAGACCTTTGGATCTCTGCTGTTATAGGAGCAGGACAAATTTCTTACTGTAGGATCAAATATATAGAACAAATGAAGTTCAAGTAATCATTATATGGTAAAAGACACTTAGTTCTCTCTACTGCAGGTCATATCACATTAATGTGATGCAACCTCGGAGATATATCAGTGCATTTTGGGTTTGAGAATCAAGGCGGATGATGCAAGTAGCGTGCGAAAAGGAGTGATTGTATTTGAAGATATAATGATCGAGGTGTGCTGCCATTAAATACGTAACATTGTCAGAAATACGGAATGAATCCGCCACATGATTTAAGCAATTGAGGCAGTTGGAATTCGACTAGACTTAAAAAGGAGACTCTTAATTGGATAATCATCAAATAAATCTCGAATTATTTCGAGAAAAAGACAATGAGTGAATAAATCTtagattatttaaggaattaaatgATGATAACGTGAAGATGTGAATGAAAAGAAAAAGTCTGTTATCTCCCTATAAAAGGTAGTCCTTTTCGACATCTAAAGTACATGCACACATATATTTAAACTCTAATACATTTAAATCCTAATATTGCTCTTCTTCTTCATTCTCTAAACTTGAGCATTGGAGTAGTTGTACTAAAAAATCTCTGATCATCATTCTAATCTTTTTTTTTACCTTCGTCTTGGCTCACATAATTATATCATCATGCTTATTGTCATATAACGATTGTCGATTAAATTGATAACAAAATCAGCTCATTAATGATTTAGCTTTTAACGTTCACAAGATCAATTGTAGATAAtatcaaataatatatatttgAAAGAAATTGTGTGAATGTATaaaaaaagtaataataaaagagaaacgtGACCttaataattaaaagaaaaatatacattttttaaaattttttttccttttattgtcATAGACTTTTTTTCCTAAACATAAGAAAAACACTCTatgtaaagttttttttaatcataaaTGCCCTAAAATGCTTCACCCTGGCTGTGAGATGGCCTTTTAATATTTATAGAAGCAATCAagtaattattattattagaaattgtcttcaGCAATCTTCCCCGAATTATTGAGAGTAATCATTACACTTCTTCAAGATTCTCCACCACTTCACTTATTTATATTCAAAAGAAAATTCCACTTTTAACGATGTCAATAAATCCAGTGCGTACTCAATCTCTCGTACAATCCTCGTCACACACTGCCACGTGCCCGCCTTATTGCCACCGTGATGACTTGGCCATATTTGATTTGTTCTCCCTGACTTGTTTACTCGGAGGCATTCTATAAGATCACTGTAAAAAGGACACCATCAGTCTCCGCCACCCCTTAACTCACCGGGATGCGATGGCGAGAGAGAAGGTGCCCCTGACCGTGGATTTAGGGTTTGGGGGGAAAGGGGATGGTGAGGGAGGAAGGCGAAGGAGGTGCCAAGCGGCCGCCGGAAGGGCCGCCCTGCGATCACTGCGGCGCGGCGGCAGTCGCTGTGCTCTATTGCCAGGCCGACTCCGCCAGGCTCTGCCTCGCCTGCGATGTTGATGTCCACGCCGCCAACTCTCTGGCGCAGAGGCACGCCCGCGCTCCGATCTGTGACAACTGCACCTCCGCTCCGGCTGTCGCCCTCTGCGCGGCTGACGGCCTCGCTCTATGTGCCGCTTGCGACGCTGATACCCACGCGGCCTTCGGATCTTCCACCCACCCCCGCGGGTCTCTACAGAGCTTCTCCGGTTGCCCCTCTGCGGGCGATCTCGCTGCATCATGGGGCTTCGACCTCCCGGCGAGGGTCCAGCACCCGTGTGTTCCAAGCCATTTGATTTCCAGCGACGAGTGGTTCTCCCTTGACGCCACATCGACCGTTGATCCTTCATTTTTAGAACTTTACGTTCCGTGTCCTGAGAAACAGCATATTTCGATGGCGTCCAGTGGAAAGGGGAGACACGCGTTGATGAGGCAATTGACTGAGCTGATCGCGAGAGAGTCAGCAGGGACTAGCAAGCGTAGGCCTGAGACGCCGAGTAGAAAAAACAGACtttgggaggaggaggaggaggaggaggaggaagaagaagaagatggagaagaagaagaaaaagaacaggAAAATGGATTGGAAACTGAGCCGATAGGGTTCACTTCTTTGCTCATGATCAAACCCTCGCCATGTATGGCTCTCAGAGGGAGCAATCGGCTTTTGCAAGGAGAAAGCTTGGTTTTGGGTCACAATTCCTTGGATCATTCTCCTCAGGTATGAAAATGTTGATCTTTCTTTTTCTCAACGTTGGAATCTTTTTTTCCTTGGATCTCAGTTGAATATTTTATAGACCATTTCTGttggatattttttaaatatgggTATATGGATCTTTGGTATTGAGATCTAACAGTTGGGCCCGGTTAGTCATCTCGACGATGAGTCGATGACTCTAACCGGTAGAGCTCGGTATGgcgatgtggatcttgtcctatTTATACTCTCGATATCCTCTTTCGATTATCGAAGTAGCCCCTCGATTAAGAGACATATCCTTTTTGGTATCGTCGTTATCGACCTAATCTTGTCGGTCGTCGAGTTATCCCCTCAGATATCGACACAACCCCTTTGGGTAAGCTTATCCCTAAGGGTAAGAGTATTAAGGTCGAGGTGAAGGCTAGTCCTTCTTTCCTTGAGATAATATTGCCCCGCCCAGGTGCTTATGGGTTATTggcaatcgtctcccaagatataACGACTTGCGTCTCGAAATAGGAGCACTCCAAATTTCAAGCACTCGAACTTTCAAAGCCtcttaagagaggagagagaagaGAACCCAGGAGGAGAATTCACAACTTGAGAATTGAGGTGGTGCTTGgtttatgggtttgggaatgagggaatgagttcattcccaaaccttgcgtttggttgatgggaatggaatcaagattttggaatgaaatccaaaaacttgagtatggatgaaacccatcccttcccttgggttttgatggaatagaaatgtgaattaagttttagacaaaaatacccttagtataattgttcattttttttttaatttcacactttctctccttgttttctttcatcatattttctctctccttattttatcatcacactttctctctcaacatactttctctctcctcattctctctcatcacacattctctaccattttctctctatattctctcccatcatatactctctctcctcattttctctttcttcattctcttccatcacactttctctcccattacacacttactccttattttttcatcatactttctttctcatcgcactttctctctcatcgtatttgctctctcctcaatctctcttcactttctctctcatcgtatttgctctctcctcaatctctcatcactttctctctcttcattctctctcatcacacactctctatattttctctaatcacactttctctctcagcacattttttctcttatcatactttctctctccctagtctctcattctctctcatcacactctctctcatcatactttctctctcctcactttctcattttctctcataatactttctctctcttcattttttccattaCTCTTTTTCTCtcagcatactttctctctcctcagtatttcattttctctcatcacactttctttctcttcatttttttcccatAACTTTTTTTCTTTCAAcctactttctctcttatcatattttttctctcctcattttttcattttctctcataatactctctctcttcattttttccatcactctttctctctcagcatactttctctctcctcagtctctaattttctctcatcacactttctctctcttcattttttccatcactttttctctctcaactcactttctctctcatcgtactttctttctcctcactctttcattttctctcataatactttctctctttattttttcccatcactctttctctctcaacccactttttctctcatcgtactttctctctcctcactctttcattttctctcataatatttctctctcttcatttttcccccactttttctctctcatcatactttttctcttctcaatctctcctatcatgcactctctcctcatactttctctctcttcattttttccaaaatattttctctctcatcacactttctctctcatcattttctctcatcatatatttctctcacattcaactttctctcccatctaatttttttttttaaattttcttgtaagggaaaaaaaggaaatttaggttcattccgattgaaaatatttaactaaccaaacattatttttaagaatgatacccaagctcatatccattcccattccataatactatgattctc
This genomic stretch from Zingiber officinale cultivar Zhangliang chromosome 7A, Zo_v1.1, whole genome shotgun sequence harbors:
- the LOC122002378 gene encoding zinc finger protein CONSTANS-LIKE 14-like isoform X2, encoding MVREEGEGGAKRPPEGPPCDHCGAAAVAVLYCQADSARLCLACDVDVHAANSLAQRHARAPICDNCTSAPAVALCAADGLALCAACDADTHAAFGSSTHPRGSLQSFSGCPSAGDLAASWGFDLPARVQHPCVPSHLISSDEWFSLDATSTVDPSFLELYVPCPEKQHISMASSGKGRHALMRQLTELIARESAGTSKRRPETPSRKNRLWEEEEEEEEEEEEDGEEEEKEQENGLETEPIGFTSLLMIKPSPCMALRGSNRLLQGESLVLGHNSLDHSPQIWDFNSGRLRNQFEYPSFEVGFGTNSTGFAIKSYGELLAESSLGATDQTIEDICETNYHSASELKKADMTSRCNKNVKKAVAQGGSTSDMVRPVGPSNHSGSTGNSKEMLNANKQSDEYLLARNRGNAMLRYKEKKKTRRYDKHIRYESRKLRADTRKRVKGRFVKSSEG
- the LOC122002378 gene encoding zinc finger protein CONSTANS-LIKE 15-like isoform X4, which produces MVREEGEGGAKRPPEGPPCDHCGAAAVAVLYCQADSARLCLACDVDVHAANSLAQRHARAPICDNCTSAPAVALCAADGLALCAACDADTHAAFGSSTHPRGSLQSFSGCPSAGDLAASWGFDLPARVQHPCVPSHLISSDEWFSLDATSTVDPSFLELYVPCPEKQHISMASSGKGRHALMRQLTELIARESAGTSKRRPETPSRKNRLWEEEEEEEEEEEEDGEEEEKEQENGLETEPIGFTSLLMIKPSPCMALRGSNRLLQGESLVLGHNSLDHSPQIWDFNSGRLRNQFEYPSFEVGFGTNSTGFAIKSYGELLAESSLGATDQTIEDICETNYHSASEGLIMLQLLSDAETIEHYWHC
- the LOC122002378 gene encoding zinc finger protein CONSTANS-LIKE 15-like isoform X3 is translated as MVREEGEGGAKRPPEGPPCDHCGAAAVAVLYCQADSARLCLACDVDVHAANSLAQRHARAPICDNCTSAPAVALCAADGLALCAACDADTHAAFGSSTHPRGSLQSFSGCPSAGDLAASWGFDLPARVQHPCVPSHLISSDEWFSLDATSTVDPSFLELYVPCPEKQHISMASSGKGRHALMRQLTELIARESAGTSKRRPETPSRKNRLWEEEEEEEEEEEEDGEEEEKEQENGLETEPIGFTSLLMIKPSPCMALRGSNRLLQGESLVLGHNSLDHSPQLKKADMTSRCNKNVKKAVAQGGSTSDMVRPVGPSNHSGSTGNSKEMLNANKQSDEYLLARNRGNAMLRYKEKKKTRRYDKHIRYESRKLRADTRKRVKGRFVKSSEG